AGAACAACGGGACATTCTCACCCGTGCAACCTTCGGGCAGAACTTCATCGCCGAGGCACCCGTCCTACTGCTCTTTTGCATGAACCCCGCACGCTGCACGTATGACGGCCCCGCCTTGTTTGCCCTGCAGGACACAACCATAGCCTGCACGTTCGCGATGTTGGCCATCCAGGCCGCAGGCCTGGCGACTTGCTGGATCGGCGCATTCAGTCCGGAAAACATTGCCAAGACAATGTCCCTGCCGCAGGGCCTGACGCCGGTCGCGATATTACCCGTTGGGTATTCGGCGGAAACTCCGGAGCGGACAACGCGCCGATCCCTGAACGATCTTGTTCACGAGATTTAATTGCCAACCTAGCCGGTCGGCGAGATGAACTACAAGGAAGGTGCAATGGCACACCGCACTGGTTTACATAGCAAGCTGCTGCTTTCCATTCTGCTGGCGGCTGTTCTGAGCACGCCCGTATTCACCCAGAACGCTCCGGTTACGTCGCAGTCGGCGCGCCCGGCTGAAAGCGATGACTCGGAGTTTATTCACGAGCTCCTTGCCACGCAGAAGGCCGTCGATGATCTGCTCTGGTATCAGCGCCTGGGCGACGTCGCCGAGATCGACAAGATAAGGCTTACGAGCACCAAGCCGATCCGGATGAGCAATCCGACCGGTCAGGGCGCAGGTAATCCGCTCATCATCTACGCCAAGACGTTCATTCCCAAAAAGCTGGAAGTAAAGAATAAGGCTCCACTTATCGTTCTCGTCCACGGCGGGGTGCACGCGAATTTCGACAGCAACTACACGCATATCATCCGCGAACTGCTCAATCAGGGCTACATTGTTATCGCGCCCGAATATCGCGGCAGCACCGGCTTTGGCCAATCGTTCTTCGAGCAGATTGACTACGGCGGCGCGGAGATCGACGACACTCATTCGGTGCGCGACTGGGCTGTGGAGAATCTGCCACAGGTTGACGCAACGCGCGTGGGCATCATCGGCTGGAGCCACGGCGGCTATCACGCGCTCCTCAATATCGCGCGCTGGCCAAAGGATTACCAGGTTGCCTACGCCGGCGTGCCCGTTAGCGATCTCGTCATGCGAATGGGATACAAGGGGGATGACTACAACCGCGAGTTTGCGAAATTTATCGGCAAGCTCGCCGTCAATGACCCTATGGAGTATCGCCGCCG
This DNA window, taken from Clostridia bacterium, encodes the following:
- a CDS encoding alpha/beta fold hydrolase, producing MAHRTGLHSKLLLSILLAAVLSTPVFTQNAPVTSQSARPAESDDSEFIHELLATQKAVDDLLWYQRLGDVAEIDKIRLTSTKPIRMSNPTGQGAGNPLIIYAKTFIPKKLEVKNKAPLIVLVHGGVHANFDSNYTHIIRELLNQGYIVIAPEYRGSTGFGQSFFEQIDYGGAEIDDTHSVRDWAVENLPQVDATRVGIIGWSHGGYHALLNIARWPKDYQVAYAGVPVSDLVMRMGYKGDDYNREFAKFIGKLAVNDPMEYRRRSPVFHAAEIQTPLLIHSNTNDEDVNVMEVEHMIAALKAAGKKFEYKIYENVPGAHQFNRIDTSFARQSRQEIYAFLAKYLKP
- a CDS encoding nitroreductase family protein, with protein sequence MEFFELIENRQSIRVFQARAVEEVKLQTILQAANSAPSAGNFQAYEIFVVRRQEQRDILTRATFGQNFIAEAPVLLLFCMNPARCTYDGPALFALQDTTIACTFAMLAIQAAGLATCWIGAFSPENIAKTMSLPQGLTPVAILPVGYSAETPERTTRRSLNDLVHEI